Below is a genomic region from Candidatus Polarisedimenticolia bacterium.
GATTTCGGTGGCGAGATGGAAGCGGTTTTCCACAAACAGCACGCCGATGCCGAAAGGGGACGTGGGGGAGGGCTGGCGAAGCTCTGGTGGGAGACGATCGTCGGAATCTTCACCACCGCGCCGCGCGAGCACCTCGCCATACTTCGTCAGGACGCGGGCTTCGCCCTGCGCATGATGCGCCGGAACCCTGGATTCACTCTCGCCTCCATTGTCACGCTGGCGTTGGGGATCGGCGCGACCACGGCCATCTTCAGCGTCGTGCACGCGGTGCTCCTCAAGCCGCTCCCTTACGCCCACGGCGAGAGCCTCGTCGTCCTGAGCCAGGAAGCCCCTCCGAGCAGCGTCTCGACGACCGCCTTCTCCGTTCCGGAGATGATGGACCTCAGGAGCCGGAACCGAAGCCTGGATGGACTGGTCGAGTATCACAACATGTCCTTCATCCTGCTGGGACGCGCCGAGCCGGAGCGCGTCGAGACCGGCGTCGTCTCCTGGAACTACTTCGACCTGTTCGGAGTGAAACCGCTGCTCGGGCGCGACTTCAGGTCGGAAGACGAGAAGGATGGAGCTCCCGCGGTGCTCCTGCTCGGCTACGAGTACTGGCAACGCTCCTTTGGCGGAGATCCGACGGTCGTCGGGAAGGACTTCAAGATGAACGACAAGATTCACACCGTCGTGGGAGTCCTGCCCCCCTTTCCGCAATATCCGGATCGGAACGACGTCTACATGCCGTCGACCGCCTGCCCGTTCCGCTCGAACCCGAGCCTGGTGACCAACCGCAACGGAAGGATGGTCGCGCTCTTCGGCCGCCTGAAGTCCGGAACGGCTGTCGCGCAGGCCCAGGCGGATCTCACGACGGTGGTCGCCTCCCTGCAGCGCGAGCATCCAGACTCCTATCCCGCCGGCTCCCACGCCGCCGCCAGGACGGTGCCGTTGCGCACGCAGCTGACCCAGGCCGCGAAACCGACGATGCTGATCCTGCTGATGGCCGCCGGCTTCGTCCTGATCATCGCCTGCGCGAGCGTCGCGAACCTGAACCTCGCCAGGATGGCGCGCCGGGATCGCGAGCTCGCCTTGCGTGCGGCGATGGGCGCGGGAAGGGCCAGGCTTTTCCGCCAGCTCCTGACCGAGAGCTGCATCCTCTCCCTTGCCGGCGGCGCGGTGGGATGGCTTCTGGCGATTGGGATGATGGAGATGCTGACGCGGCTCGCGGGCCGCTTCACCGCGCGCGCGAGCGAGATCCGGATGGATGAGCCGATCCTGCTGTTCACCATCGCTCTGGCCTTCCTGACCAGCCTGGTCTCCGGCTCGGCGCCCGCCCTGGCGGGACGGGGCAATCTGAGCGGCAGCCTGAAGGAAGGGGGCGGCATCCAGTCGACGCTCGGGGCATCGCGACGCCGGGGACAGAATCTACTGATCGTCGCGCAGTTCGCGGTCTCTTTCGTGCTCCTGATCGGCGCCGGGCTGATGCTGCGCACCCTCCTCAACCTCCAGCGCGTGGATCCGGGCTTCCGGCCCGAGAACGTCCTGACCATGGATATCTATCTCGACTTCGCGAAATACACCGACGGTCCCAAGCGCGGAAATTTCTTCCAATCGCTCCTGGAAAAGGTCCAGGCCCAGCCACAGGTGATCTCCGCCGCGGTCTCGCTCTCCGTGCCGCTCGACCAATCGGTGCAAGCCAGCTCCTTCCAGATCGAAGGACAGCCCGAGGAAGCGGGCCGCGAGGCGCCGCGCGCCGACATCCACGTCGTCTCCGCGGATTATTTCGAAACGCTGCACATTCCGGTGGTGCAGGGACGGACCTTCGAGCTTCGCGACAGCGCCGACGCCGCCGGCGTGGTCGTGGTCAACCGGGCCCTGGCGCGGCATCGCTGGCCCGGCGGCGATGCAGTGGGGCGGCGGATCTCCTTGAATCAAGGACGCACATGGCGGAGCGTCGTCGGGATCGTCGGCGACACGAAGGAGAACGGACTGAATCAACCCTGGAGAGACGGAATCTACCTTC
It encodes:
- a CDS encoding ABC transporter permease — translated: MKERPSFSMRCYRALLRLLPFEFRGDFGGEMEAVFHKQHADAERGRGGGLAKLWWETIVGIFTTAPREHLAILRQDAGFALRMMRRNPGFTLASIVTLALGIGATTAIFSVVHAVLLKPLPYAHGESLVVLSQEAPPSSVSTTAFSVPEMMDLRSRNRSLDGLVEYHNMSFILLGRAEPERVETGVVSWNYFDLFGVKPLLGRDFRSEDEKDGAPAVLLLGYEYWQRSFGGDPTVVGKDFKMNDKIHTVVGVLPPFPQYPDRNDVYMPSTACPFRSNPSLVTNRNGRMVALFGRLKSGTAVAQAQADLTTVVASLQREHPDSYPAGSHAAARTVPLRTQLTQAAKPTMLILLMAAGFVLIIACASVANLNLARMARRDRELALRAAMGAGRARLFRQLLTESCILSLAGGAVGWLLAIGMMEMLTRLAGRFTARASEIRMDEPILLFTIALAFLTSLVSGSAPALAGRGNLSGSLKEGGGIQSTLGASRRRGQNLLIVAQFAVSFVLLIGAGLMLRTLLNLQRVDPGFRPENVLTMDIYLDFAKYTDGPKRGNFFQSLLEKVQAQPQVISAAVSLSVPLDQSVQASSFQIEGQPEEAGREAPRADIHVVSADYFETLHIPVVQGRTFELRDSADAAGVVVVNRALARHRWPGGDAVGRRISLNQGRTWRSVVGIVGDTKENGLNQPWRDGIYLPLAQSPLLQGNLVVRTRNDPMDIARIVVQRLYEVDPNQPAGRIRSLDTVRADSIAAPSLTARLLGIFALVALLIAGTGIGGVIALAVSQRTHEFGVRLAVGARPRDILGMVLAQGLKLALLGTGFGLLGAVAVTRVLRGLLFEVAPTDPLVFALVILVLSLAAILACFFPARRASSVDPMIALHVE